A genomic region of Chryseobacterium sp. KACC 21268 contains the following coding sequences:
- the dnaB gene encoding replicative DNA helicase, whose amino-acid sequence MAQKDTLSSLIHGNFAKELSISDGKMPPNALDFEKIVIGTFLIDRKGLDHSIDLLTADVFYDPRHQTIFAAILKLYESNSPIDLMTVIQELKRTEKLSLGGGDHYIIDLTMGVSSSAHIEYHVRVILEKFILRSLINVSANVIDSSYKETTDVFELLDKAEQSFFEITNGTIKKGFDTANSLVKEAIEKIKSLKDKEGLSGVPSGFTALDKETGGWQNSDLIIIAARPAMGKTAFILSMARNICVDHNIPMALFSLEMASVQLITRMISSETGISSEKLRKGQMADEEWQRLFTNVSALENAPLYIDETPSLSIFDFRAKCRRLVMQHGVKIIMVDYLQLMTASSGKGAGNREQEIAMISRSLKAIAKELNVPVIALSQLSRSVETRPGKRPMLSDLRESGAIEQDADIVSFIFRPEYYKIGVWDNDEEGAETSTENQAEIIIAKHRNGATADVRLAFHKNIGKFADLGTNYEYTPSNFGQKDEPSGFDKITITSDPHSAFGIPNNNQVSGSAMNDDDDDMPF is encoded by the coding sequence ATGGCACAGAAGGATACATTATCGAGTTTGATTCACGGTAATTTTGCAAAGGAACTCTCTATTTCGGATGGCAAAATGCCGCCCAATGCATTGGATTTTGAAAAAATTGTAATCGGAACTTTTCTAATTGACAGAAAAGGGCTCGACCATTCCATAGACTTATTGACGGCGGACGTTTTCTACGATCCAAGGCATCAAACCATATTTGCGGCAATTTTGAAATTGTACGAAAGCAATTCACCGATTGACTTGATGACTGTGATTCAGGAACTTAAAAGGACTGAAAAACTAAGTCTTGGCGGTGGCGATCATTATATTATTGACTTGACGATGGGTGTAAGTTCATCTGCTCACATCGAATATCACGTGCGTGTGATCTTGGAAAAATTCATTTTAAGATCATTGATCAATGTGTCTGCTAATGTGATCGACAGCTCTTACAAAGAAACCACCGACGTTTTCGAATTGCTCGATAAAGCCGAACAATCATTCTTCGAAATCACAAACGGCACCATCAAAAAAGGTTTCGACACAGCCAATTCATTGGTAAAAGAAGCGATTGAAAAAATCAAATCTTTAAAAGATAAAGAAGGACTGTCTGGAGTTCCATCTGGATTTACAGCTTTGGACAAAGAAACCGGCGGTTGGCAAAATTCCGACCTTATCATCATCGCCGCAAGACCGGCGATGGGAAAAACAGCTTTCATCCTATCGATGGCGAGAAACATCTGCGTGGATCACAATATTCCAATGGCATTGTTCTCTTTGGAGATGGCTTCGGTCCAGTTGATCACAAGGATGATCTCCTCAGAAACTGGGATCTCCTCTGAGAAATTGAGAAAAGGGCAAATGGCAGATGAAGAATGGCAGAGATTGTTCACGAACGTTTCTGCTTTGGAAAACGCGCCGCTTTATATTGACGAAACACCTTCCCTTTCCATATTCGATTTTCGTGCGAAATGTAGAAGATTGGTAATGCAACACGGTGTGAAGATCATTATGGTCGATTACCTTCAGCTGATGACAGCCAGTTCTGGAAAAGGCGCTGGAAACCGTGAGCAGGAAATTGCGATGATCTCGAGATCCTTGAAGGCGATTGCAAAAGAACTGAACGTTCCGGTAATTGCACTTTCCCAGCTTTCCAGAAGTGTGGAAACAAGACCAGGAAAAAGACCAATGCTTTCTGACCTCCGTGAATCTGGAGCCATCGAGCAAGATGCGGATATCGTGTCCTTCATCTTCCGACCAGAATATTACAAGATCGGCGTTTGGGATAATGACGAAGAAGGCGCAGAAACAAGCACAGAAAACCAAGCTGAGATCATCATCGCGAAACATAGAAATGGTGCGACAGCGGACGTGCGATTGGCTTTCCACAAGAACATTGGTAAGTTTGCCGATCTTGGGACGAATTACGAATATACGCCTTCCAATTTCGGGCAGAAAGATGAGCCTTCAGGTTTTGACAAAATTACCATCACCAGCGATCCGCATTCAGCCTTCGGAATTCCGAATAACAATCAGGTTTCCGGCTCTGCGATGAATGATGATGACGATGATATGCCATTTTAA
- the rnhA gene encoding ribonuclease HI codes for MSLKVEIYTDGACSGNPGPGGYGILMRVPEKKYQKTYSKGFRKTTNNRMELMAVIVALGNLRTSDNDVHIFTDSKYVADAINQKWIYGWIKRGWKNVKNPDLWKAFYKLYQLHNPKFHWIKGHAGHTENEICDQLAVAAAKSGKLEIDTYFENPTESGLF; via the coding sequence TTGAGTTTAAAAGTCGAAATCTACACAGACGGCGCTTGCAGTGGAAATCCCGGACCAGGCGGTTACGGAATCTTGATGCGCGTTCCCGAAAAAAAATACCAGAAAACCTATTCCAAAGGGTTCAGAAAAACCACCAACAACCGAATGGAATTGATGGCGGTAATCGTAGCATTAGGCAATCTGAGAACGTCTGATAATGATGTCCACATCTTTACCGACAGCAAATACGTTGCAGATGCCATTAACCAAAAATGGATCTACGGCTGGATCAAACGTGGCTGGAAGAATGTGAAAAACCCCGATCTCTGGAAAGCATTTTACAAGTTGTATCAACTTCACAATCCAAAATTCCACTGGATCAAAGGTCACGCTGGACATACTGAAAATGAGATCTGTGATCAATTGGCTGTTGCCGCAGCAAAATCTGGAAAATTAGAAATTGATACTTATTTTGAGAATCCAACTGAAAGTGGATTGTTTTAA
- a CDS encoding bestrophin family ion channel: MITTKYFNYKQIANLAGLHLVWLTAWSTFVAAIYYFFEWQWMTIPLVPLTLVGTAVAFFVGFKSNQAYDRLWEARKIWGAIVNSSRSFTSMLAAFDTEKGEMHYIKDLKKQIVYRHIAWLYTLRDQLLIPTEWEHMSLERHFGSINFKRHRLIKAGFPDYSRTPLFQKRYLSDDEFELQEKYKNFATYLISKQAKDLSHLKKHNVITDFEHMQLQTCQNDFYDYQGQAERIKKFPSPRQFANSGFIFIVIFIILLPLGLVSEFSKLGDWGIWTCIPFCVIVGWIYIIMELVGDYSENPFGGLMFDIPMLSICRTIEIDLLQIIGEHDDLPEPIGSKNGVLI; encoded by the coding sequence ATGATTACAACTAAATATTTCAATTACAAACAGATTGCAAATCTTGCGGGATTGCATCTCGTTTGGCTTACTGCATGGAGCACTTTCGTAGCCGCCATCTACTATTTTTTTGAGTGGCAGTGGATGACAATTCCTTTGGTTCCGCTGACCTTGGTGGGTACTGCGGTCGCTTTTTTTGTCGGTTTCAAAAGCAATCAGGCTTATGACAGACTTTGGGAGGCTAGGAAAATATGGGGAGCAATTGTAAACTCCAGCAGATCTTTTACCTCTATGCTGGCTGCATTCGATACTGAAAAAGGAGAAATGCATTACATAAAAGATTTAAAAAAACAAATAGTTTACCGTCATATCGCATGGTTATATACATTAAGAGATCAGCTTCTAATCCCTACAGAATGGGAACATATGAGTCTTGAAAGACATTTTGGGAGTATTAATTTCAAAAGACACAGACTTATAAAGGCAGGATTTCCGGATTATAGCAGAACACCACTTTTTCAGAAAAGATATCTTTCAGATGACGAATTTGAATTGCAGGAAAAATATAAAAACTTTGCTACCTACCTAATTTCAAAACAGGCAAAAGATCTCAGTCATTTGAAAAAACACAATGTCATTACAGATTTTGAACACATGCAATTGCAAACCTGTCAAAACGATTTCTATGATTATCAGGGGCAGGCGGAAAGAATAAAGAAATTCCCTTCTCCGCGACAGTTTGCTAATTCAGGATTTATTTTTATTGTAATTTTCATTATTCTTTTACCATTAGGTTTGGTCAGCGAATTCAGCAAGTTGGGCGATTGGGGAATCTGGACATGTATTCCGTTTTGTGTAATTGTCGGATGGATTTATATTATTATGGAACTCGTCGGTGATTACTCTGAAAATCCTTTTGGCGGATTGATGTTTGATATTCCCATGCTTTCGATCTGCAGAACTATTGAGATTGATCTTCTCCAAATCATTGGCGAACACGATGATCTTCCGGAACCGATTGGTTCTAAAAATGGGGTTTTGATTTAA